The Fictibacillus phosphorivorans genomic sequence CTAAAGACCGATAGAGAGATTGAGCAAACTCAATATCCCCTGTTTCTTTATAATGTTCCCAAAATGCCCATAGGACGAGCGCCGTTTCATCTTCTTGTATCGGCAGTTGGCTCGAACCTTCTTTATCGATCATAGGGTGCCACGATGATCCGATCGAACCGTCGGGGTTATACTTATGATGAAGGTAACCCTCTTTTGTTAAAACATCTGCACATCTCCGATAGAAGTTCTTTACCATTCCATGAAAGCCGGCTTTTGCAACGGCAGCAGCGATTAGTGCTCCATCCCTAGGCCACATGTAGCTATAGTGGTCACGGTTATAATGCTGTATATCAGAATCGTTCGCTGCTATGATATAACCGTTCTCATTGGTTTGTGTACGGATGATCAACAAACTTCTGTTATAGAGATCGAGAAGTTCATCAGAAAGGTTGCAAGGATTGATTTTTGTTTTGTTTACCCATCTTCTCCAGTACACATCGATTTTATCTAGAGTTAACGATGGACCGATCTCCATGAGATAATCATAGAGTGAAAATACCTCTTCTCTACTTTTCCCTACTGTTAGAGCATAGTTAACGTCTCCTTTTCCATGTGGCGGAACAATGCCTTGTACGGAAAAAGTACTATCAACAGACCCCTGTGCGATCGGGTTTACATGAAGATGACCATCTTCGGCATCTCTCCAAGTTCCTTCAGCACTTAAGAACCGTTTGACACCAGTTGTGTATTGATCGATTCCCTTTTGATCGAATGACCCTGTAAACAAAAAGTAACGATTCTTCTTATAATGAATAATGACAGATTTTTCGGGATCAAAATAGGCAGTATCTCCCACTTCATTCTCATAAATAGATAGGTCTTGATGAAAGAAAATTTTAATTCTTTTTTCTTCATGTGATTCGTTTAAAACGGTGATTCTTCGCATAAACATATTTTCTCTTTGATGAACGGCGTCTTCAATCTTCAGCGTTATGCCTTCTTTTACGTTTTTGGCGTATGAGAGTGTAACAAGCGAGTCTAGATGGTACCCAGGCTCAATCACCCATTCATTTGAAGAAAGCCAAGAAAAGGAGCCATTAATACTGGCTCCTAGACGGTTAACATGTCCTTGGACATGGTTTTGCTGACCGACGTAAGGAAAATAGATGTCTCTGATCTGCAAATATTCATCTAAATTAATCAATAGTTTTCCGTTACCTAAAACCAAATGTCTTGGCATCTGTTACACCTGCTGATATAACTGGATTTTTTCAATATATTGAGATGCTGCTTGTTTTGCTTGTTCAGGATCCGTATTCTGAGAATATACGGTAAATACAGGCTGTTCTACGTCTGGAAGGATAAGTGTCCAGCCCCCTTCAGGATGAAAGACTTTAATGCCATCAAGCAATTCTACATTGTTGTCACGGATATCCTCCATCAGTCTGCGCATCACTCGCCCTTTCTTATCTTTTGGACAAGGTACATATTCCCGTAGCATATGCACGTCAGGAAGCATCTCGACGAGTTCAGATAATGTGATCTTCTGCATCGCCATGATCTCTAAAATATGAACGAACGCGTACTGAGCATCATATTGATAATTCAGAACGCCATCTCCTACTTCCATGATAGAACGCGGATTTGCTTTCGTACGAATCAGCTTACCTTTTAAACGTTCAGCTATGGAATCGAGAGCAGATGATCCATATACAGGGATAGCCATCTCTTTTTGCTTACCTTGAGAAAATGCCGTGAAAACATAGAGAGCTAGCATCGTCTCTTCATCCAACACTTCACCTGTCTCTGTGATGAGGCGCAGTGTTTCACCCGCTTCTCCGATCAAAACACCGATATTGGCATTTGTAACTCTGACAAAGGAGGCCATCTCCTCTGGTTTCGTCTGATAAGGAGCGG encodes the following:
- a CDS encoding glycoside hydrolase family 15 protein, producing the protein MPRHLVLGNGKLLINLDEYLQIRDIYFPYVGQQNHVQGHVNRLGASINGSFSWLSSNEWVIEPGYHLDSLVTLSYAKNVKEGITLKIEDAVHQRENMFMRRITVLNESHEEKRIKIFFHQDLSIYENEVGDTAYFDPEKSVIIHYKKNRYFLFTGSFDQKGIDQYTTGVKRFLSAEGTWRDAEDGHLHVNPIAQGSVDSTFSVQGIVPPHGKGDVNYALTVGKSREEVFSLYDYLMEIGPSLTLDKIDVYWRRWVNKTKINPCNLSDELLDLYNRSLLIIRTQTNENGYIIAANDSDIQHYNRDHYSYMWPRDGALIAAAVAKAGFHGMVKNFYRRCADVLTKEGYLHHKYNPDGSIGSSWHPMIDKEGSSQLPIQEDETALVLWAFWEHYKETGDIEFAQSLYRSLVRPSARFLLQYMQEELDLPLPSYDLWEERRGIFTFTASSVYGGLMAAYSFATLFGEDDRADRYKKGADRIKAGMEKHLYDEDSGRFLRGIYLLDDNAYKKDFTMESSMYALFAFGVYPADDERIVRTMQLMNEELSIKSGVGGIARYTNDYYFQQTHDMTRAPGNPWLICTLWLAKWYVQCAKSIQDLERPHEILRWVHEHSFSTGVLPEQLHPFTGEALSVAPLTWSHATFVDVLKEYTKVYEKLSQNSLAR